The following are from one region of the Endozoicomonas sp. 4G genome:
- a CDS encoding carbon starvation CstA family protein yields the protein MIVFFICIALLILGYKYYSPFVEKQAGIDVQAQTPQKRFDEGVDYVAIHPAKAYLIQFLNVAGVGPIFGPILGALYGPIALLWIVLGNIIGGAVHDYFSGVMSIKEDGKSLPEIAGHYYNVYFKGVMLVFTAMLLFFVGVVFIMSPAGLLSNLSYFEGTIFANNTFWVLLILGYYFMATLLPIDKIITRLYPIFGLLMIVMTTLIAIALLIDAPHLPVASDFFTYITHSHLEHQSAILTPNLPGLPVWPLLFITITCGAISGFHSTQAPIMARCLTNEKYVRPVYYGAMMSEGLVACVWALAGIAAFPGGYAELKAILDMGGPGMVVNEIASSYLGVLGGIMAIIAVAIFPITSGDTAFRSLRLTIVDAFNIPQSVRNRILLATPILAIAYLITFVDFSLIWRYFAFSNMLLSTSVLWLATKYLFDRGALHWVVSLPAVVGTSITLSYILTASIGFGLSPEWTKPVGVVIGVSALTILILVDKRRKGELFDSVS from the coding sequence CAGGCAGGCATTGACGTTCAAGCACAAACACCGCAAAAACGCTTCGACGAGGGAGTCGACTATGTTGCCATACATCCGGCAAAGGCTTATTTGATTCAGTTCCTTAACGTTGCCGGTGTCGGCCCTATCTTTGGACCCATCCTGGGTGCTCTTTACGGTCCTATAGCCCTACTCTGGATTGTACTGGGTAATATTATCGGCGGTGCTGTGCATGACTACTTCTCCGGCGTAATGAGTATTAAAGAAGACGGTAAGTCCTTACCAGAAATTGCCGGGCATTATTACAATGTTTACTTTAAGGGTGTAATGCTGGTGTTTACTGCCATGCTACTGTTCTTTGTGGGCGTAGTATTTATTATGAGTCCAGCAGGTCTGCTCAGTAATTTGAGCTACTTTGAAGGCACCATCTTCGCCAACAATACTTTCTGGGTTCTGTTGATTTTGGGTTATTATTTCATGGCAACCCTGCTGCCCATCGACAAGATCATTACCCGACTGTACCCAATCTTCGGCCTGCTGATGATCGTCATGACCACCCTGATCGCTATTGCGCTGCTGATTGATGCCCCTCACCTGCCAGTAGCCAGTGATTTCTTCACTTACATAACACACAGTCATCTGGAACATCAGAGCGCAATTCTTACACCTAACCTTCCCGGATTGCCTGTATGGCCTCTGCTGTTTATCACCATTACCTGTGGTGCCATCAGTGGTTTCCATTCCACTCAGGCTCCCATCATGGCTCGCTGCCTGACTAACGAGAAATACGTTCGCCCGGTTTACTACGGTGCCATGATGTCTGAAGGTCTGGTGGCCTGTGTCTGGGCACTGGCGGGTATTGCTGCTTTTCCTGGTGGTTACGCTGAGCTGAAAGCCATTCTGGATATGGGTGGCCCTGGTATGGTCGTTAACGAAATCGCTTCCAGCTACCTGGGTGTATTGGGTGGTATCATGGCTATTATTGCGGTGGCCATCTTCCCGATTACTTCCGGTGACACCGCGTTCCGCTCACTACGTTTAACGATTGTTGATGCGTTTAACATTCCACAGAGCGTGCGTAATCGCATCCTGCTGGCTACTCCGATTTTGGCAATCGCTTACCTGATTACCTTTGTGGATTTTTCATTGATCTGGAGATACTTCGCCTTCTCCAACATGCTACTGTCTACCAGTGTGCTCTGGCTGGCCACCAAGTATCTGTTTGACCGTGGTGCTCTTCACTGGGTTGTGAGCCTGCCTGCGGTAGTCGGTACCAGCATCACTCTGTCTTATATCCTGACTGCCAGCATTGGTTTCGGGTTATCTCCAGAGTGGACCAAACCGGTCGGTGTAGTCATTGGAGTTTCAGCTTTAACGATCCTGATTCTGGTGGATAAAAGACGAAAGGGTGAGCTCTTTGATTCA